Sequence from the Deinococcus malanensis genome:
CGCCGACGGAAATGGTGACGGGAAGGGTGATTTTCCCGGGCTGACGACCAAGCTCGACTACCTCAAGAACCTTGGGGTGGACTGCCTGTGGCTGCTGCCCTGGTATCCCAGCCCCCTCAGGGACGACGGCTACGACGTGGCAGATTACGTGAACATCCACCCCGACCTCGGAACCCTGGAAGATTTCAAGGTGTTCTTGCGGGAGGCGCACGCGCGTGGGCTGCGGGTCATCGGCGATCTGGTGACCAACCACACCTCCAGCGACCACCCCTGGTTCCAGGCGGCGCGCCGCGGCCCGACGCTGCCGGACGGCGCGCCAAACGAGTACTACAACTATTACGTGTGGAGTGACACGGGTGAGGAGTACCCTGGCGCCCGGATCATCTTTACTGACACCGAGACCAGCAACTGGACCTTTGACGAGCAGACCGGACAGTATTACTGGCACCGCTTCTTCTCCACCCAGCCGGACCTCAACTTCGACAATCCAGCTGTGGTCGAAGAGCTCCTGGCTGCAGCCCGGTTCTGGCTGGACCTGGGCCTGGACGGCTTCCGCGTGGACGCTGTGCCCTACCTGATCGAGCGGGAAGGCACCAACTGTGAGAACCTGCCGGAAACTCACACCATCCTCAAGCAGATGCGCCAGCTGGTCGACCAGCACTATCCCGGCCGCCTGCTGCTGGCCGAGGCCAACCAGTGGCCCGAGGAAGTGGTGGAGTACTTCGGCAGCGAGACAGACCCGGAATTCCACATGTGTTTCAATTTTCCGGTGATGCCGCGCCTCTATATGAGCCTCAAGAGGGAAGACACCACCAGCATCCGCGAAATCATGGACCGCCTGCCGGCCATTCCCAGTTTCGGGCAGTGGGCCACCTTTCTGCGAAACCACGATGAACTGACACTGGAAATGGTCACCGACGACGAACGGGCCTTTATGTACGCCGCGTACGCGCCTGATCCCCGCATGCGGATCAACGTCGGCATCCGCCGTCGCCTGGCGTCCCTGCTGGACAACGACCGCCGCCGCATAGAACTGCTTAACAGTGTGCTGCTGGCGCTGCCGGGCAGCCCGATCCTGTACTACGGCGACGAGATCGGCATGGGCGACGACCTCAGCCTGGCAGACCGCAATGGCGTGCGCACTCCCATGCAGTGGAACGCCAGCCTGAGCGGCGGATTCTCGAGCGCCAGCCCTGAACAGTGTTTTTACCCGCCCATTGAGGACCCGGTGTACGGGTTTCACCGTGTGAATGTCCAGAGTCAGGAACAGGACCCGAGCAGCCTGCTGAAGTGGACCGCCCGTCAGCTTGAAATGCGCCGTCAGCATCCGGCCTTCGCCAGCGGTGATCTGAACTTCGTGGACAGTGACAACCCGGCGATCCTGGCGTTCACCCGCACCACGCCAGACGAAACCCTGCTGATTGTCAGCAACTTCGCCGCCAATGCCCAGGCCTGCACGTTAGACCTCTCGGCGCATCACAGACGCACGCCGGTCACCGTGTCCGGAGCCAGCCACCTGCCGCCCATTCAGGAGGGCCGCTATCCGCTGGTGATGGGGAAATACGACTACTACTGGCTGCGCCTGAACTAGAGACTGGGACCGCCCTGAGTTGTCGGTGCGCCCGTGACCTGACGTGTCTGACAGGTCTTAAGACTCGATGGGGGCCGGTTTTAAAGTCTGGCCCCTATGGTGCATCATGGGGGCATGAGTGACCGGCAATACGGGCGTCCGTCCCGCGTGATCGTGGAATGGGACGAGGTGGATACAGACACCGAAACCCCCACTGCATCTGCGGAGGAGGCCGCGCCTGCTGCCCAGATGAAGCCATCTGCGGAACCCGCTCGAACAACTGGCCCAAAAGACTCGGGATACAAGGAGTCCAGCCCTTCGTTGCTGAAGAATATTTTCAAAGGGTTGCGCCGGCAGGACAAGTAAATCCCTGACTTGAATGCCAGTGTGATGCGGAGCGGCTCCGGCTGCTCCGCAGTCGTTTCGTGAGCAGAACCAGGTGGGAGAAACTCAGCAGCGTGTGCGATCCATGCCCAGACCGGTCGTGGGAGAGGGGTCTCGTGCCTAAGATTGCCTGCTGACATGCCGGCACTTCTAGAGCACCGGCATGTCAGCAGGCAATCTTATGTTTCCTCGGTAGTTCCCTGCTGGCTCACACCCGGATGGTCACGCGGGCGCCGTCATCTTCCAGATGGACGGTGTCAATAAAGCGGACGACCCGGGTCGCGTAGCCCATGACCAGCGTGTGGGTGCGGGCTCCGCCCCCGAAGCGCCGGACTCCATTCAACAGTTCTCCGTACGTGATACCGGTCGCGCTGAACACGATCTGCTGCCCCGGGGCCAGCTCATCGGTGCGGTACACCCGGTTCTCGTCAACACCCATGGTCCGGAAGCGCTCGCGCATCGCATCGTCCTCGGGAATAAAGCGGCCCTGAATTTCAGCGCCCAGGCATTTGCAGGCCGCAGCGCTCAGCACGCCTTCAGGAGCGCCGCCCGAACCCATCAGGGCGTGCACGCCGGTGCCGCGGACCGCCACGGCCAGTCCGGCCACCACATCACCGTCGCCGATCAGCTTGACTCGTGCTCCAGCCGCACGGACCCGCCGGATCAGTTCTGCATGCCGCTCACGGTCCAGGATGGTCACCAGCAGGTCTTCCACATCGCGGTCCAGCGACTGTGCCAGGGCCGCCAGATTGGCCTCCACCGGCCATTCCAGGTGCACCCGCCCAGCTGCAGGAGGGGGCACGATCAGCTTGTCCATGTAGCAGTCGGGCGCGTGCATCAGTCCGCCGCGCTCGCTCAGGGCAATCACGGCCAGACCGTTCGGAAGTCCCTTGGCGGTCACACTGGTGCCTTCCACCGGGTCTACCGCGATGTCCACCTCGTGGCGCCCGGTGCCCAGTTCCTCGCCGATGTACAGCATGGGGGCCTCATCCATTTCGCCCTCACCGATCACCACCCGGCCCCGGATGTTCAGGGTGTTCAGCAGCGAGCGCATCGCCTCTGTGC
This genomic interval carries:
- the glpX gene encoding class II fructose-bisphosphatase produces the protein MTVKRQDSGALEQSFEHALVLETARVTEGAALAASRWVGMGDKNAVDGAGTEAMRSLLNTLNIRGRVVIGEGEMDEAPMLYIGEELGTGRHEVDIAVDPVEGTSVTAKGLPNGLAVIALSERGGLMHAPDCYMDKLIVPPPAAGRVHLEWPVEANLAALAQSLDRDVEDLLVTILDRERHAELIRRVRAAGARVKLIGDGDVVAGLAVAVRGTGVHALMGSGGAPEGVLSAAACKCLGAEIQGRFIPEDDAMRERFRTMGVDENRVYRTDELAPGQQIVFSATGITYGELLNGVRRFGGGARTHTLVMGYATRVVRFIDTVHLEDDGARVTIRV
- the treS gene encoding maltose alpha-D-glucosyltransferase encodes the protein MIQTTPPEWYKSAVFYELSVRTFADGNGDGKGDFPGLTTKLDYLKNLGVDCLWLLPWYPSPLRDDGYDVADYVNIHPDLGTLEDFKVFLREAHARGLRVIGDLVTNHTSSDHPWFQAARRGPTLPDGAPNEYYNYYVWSDTGEEYPGARIIFTDTETSNWTFDEQTGQYYWHRFFSTQPDLNFDNPAVVEELLAAARFWLDLGLDGFRVDAVPYLIEREGTNCENLPETHTILKQMRQLVDQHYPGRLLLAEANQWPEEVVEYFGSETDPEFHMCFNFPVMPRLYMSLKREDTTSIREIMDRLPAIPSFGQWATFLRNHDELTLEMVTDDERAFMYAAYAPDPRMRINVGIRRRLASLLDNDRRRIELLNSVLLALPGSPILYYGDEIGMGDDLSLADRNGVRTPMQWNASLSGGFSSASPEQCFYPPIEDPVYGFHRVNVQSQEQDPSSLLKWTARQLEMRRQHPAFASGDLNFVDSDNPAILAFTRTTPDETLLIVSNFAANAQACTLDLSAHHRRTPVTVSGASHLPPIQEGRYPLVMGKYDYYWLRLN